Proteins encoded in a region of the Anopheles aquasalis chromosome 2, idAnoAquaMG_Q_19, whole genome shotgun sequence genome:
- the LOC126570369 gene encoding organic cation transporter protein-like, translated as MTTEPAPAASGPADLDHLLEHVGRFGPFQVWQCALLLLPVIFNAFSNLCYVFTAGDLNYRCHIGGCENGTQSEPYNPPWLHNAVPFRESTNQPAKCERYHPLRSDAPFGGACNVSDFNSSFIERCTDLVYEDPAERTIVNDFELLCDENRWKVTLVGTLHNVGQVVALALSGVISDRFGRRITLLLCVGIGSTLGILRSLTVGYGSFMVFEFLEPVFGSTVYTTAFVLCQELVEPKRRVIVKSVVLVAYALAEAAIGLLAMQLRNWRTLTRALFLPGILSIPLLWTTVESMRWLLTKGNHREVIRILHRIAKSNGRPAPSEELLAKFTLQQQSKAGAQDGERIEEKSFVQLLAETCRYRRLMWRIVNCSFCWFTNAMVYYGLTLNSVTLAGDKYGNFILITLAAIPPSVAINCILNRYGRRKTQCGSLLLCGLFCLLTLTALKDIAWANVTLFLLSKMAISLSFSTLYIYTAEIFPTSLRQSFISFCSMVGRFGSMLAPQMPLLQALWGPLPMVLFGSVALLSGLLILEFPETTGTTLPDTLEEAATLNNARPMRKPHQQQSSPGAMEEAKLTMPE; from the exons ATGACGacggaaccggcaccggcagcatccggACCAGCTGATCTTGACCATCTGCTCGAGCACGTTGGCCGCTTTGGCCCATTTCAGGTGTGGCAGTGTGCGCTTCTGCTGTTGCCCGTCATCTTTAACGCGTTCTCCAATCTGTGCTACGTGTTTACGGCCGGTGATCTCAACTATCG ATGTCATATTGGTGGGTGTGAAAATGGAACACAAAGTGAACCATACAATCCACCCTGGCTACACAACGCGGTTCCATTTCGTGAATCAACGAATCAACCGGCCAAATGTGAACGATATCATCCGCTACGATCGGATGCTCCATTCGGAGGGGCGTGTAATGTGTCGGACTTTAACAGCAGCTTCATCGAACGCTGCACGGATCTCGTGTACGAAGATCCCGCCGAAAGGACGATTGTCAATGAC TTTGAGCTGCTGTGCGATGAGAACCGTTGGAAGGTCACACTCGTCGGCACCCTCCACAATGTGGGCCAGGTGGTTGCACTGGCCCTGTCCGGCGTGATTTCCGATCGTTTCGGTCGACGgattacgctgctgctgtgcgttgGCATCGGTTCAACGCTTGGCATACTGCGATCGCTCACCGTGGGCTACGGTAGCTTCATGGTGTTCGAGTTCTTGGAGCCGGTGTTCGGTTCCACCGTCTACACGACGGCATTCGTCCTTTGCCAGGAACTGGTCGAACCGAAACGGCGCGTTATCGTGAAGAGCGTCGTGCTGGTAGCTTACGCACTGGCCGAGGCCGCCATCGGGCTGCTAGCGATGCAGCTCCGGAACTGGCGTACCCTCACGAGGGCCCTCTTCCTGCCCGGCATCCTGTCCATTCCGCTGCTCTGGACGACGGTCGAGAGTATGCGCTGGTTGCTAACGAAAGGTAACCATCGGGAGGTGATTCGCATCCTGCACCGGATAGCAAAGAGCAACGGACGGCCAGCACCGTCCGAGGAGTTGCTGGCTAAATTcactctccagcagcagagcaaagCCGGTGCGCAGGATGGCGAACGGATAGAAGAGAAATCGTTCGTTCAGCTGCTCGCTGAAACGTGTCGATACCGGCGGCTGATGTGGCGGATCGTGAACTGTTCCTTCTGCTGGTTCACCAACGCCATGGTGTACTACGGGCTGACGCTCAACTCGGTCACCCTGGCCGGCGATAAGTACGGCAATTTCATTCTCATCACCCTGGCCGCCATTCCACCGTCGGTCGCCATCAACTGCATCTTGAACCGGTACGGTCGCCGGAAAACGCAGTGCGGTTCACTGCTCCTGTGTGGTCTCTTCTGTCTCCTGACACTGACAGCACTCAAAG ATATCGCCTGGGCGAACGTAACGCTCTTCCTGCTCAGCAAAATGGCCATTTCCCTGTCCTTCTCCACGCTCTACATCTACACGGCCGAAATCTTCCCGACCAGCCTGCGCCAGAGCTTCATTTCGTTCTGTTCCATGGTCGGACGCTTCGGTTCAATGCTGGCCCCGCAGATGCCACTGCTGCAGGCACTCTGGGGTCCACTGCCGATGGtactgttcggttcggtagcgTTGCTATCCGGTTTGCTGATTTTGGAGTTTCCCGAAACCACGGGCACTACGCTGCCCGATACGCTAGAGGAAGCAGCCACACTCAACAATGCCCGCCCCATGCGGAaaccacaccaacagcagtcAAGTCCTGGAGCAATGGAGGAAGCCAAGCTTACCATGCCCGAATAA